DNA from Streptomyces luteogriseus:
CTCCACCTCGTCCTGGGCATCGCCATGATCGGCTTGGGCCTGGCCCTCGGTCGGCGTGGCGCGCGCACCGAGACACGGTAAGGATCACCGAGGACGGCATGCAGACCTTCCTGCCCTACCCCGACTTCCGCACCACGGCCCTGGCCCTCGACCGCCGCCGGCTCGGCAAACAGCGCGTCGAGGCGCTGCAGGTCCTGCGGGGCCTGGTCGTCCCCGGCTACGGGTGGCGCCGCCACCCGGCCGTGAAGATGTGGCTCGGCTACGAGGAGGCGCTGGTCCGCTACGGCCTGGAGATCTGCCGCGTCTGGCGCGAACAGGGTCACCAGGACACCTGCGCGGCGACGCTCGTGGCCGACCTCGCGGCGACCCGTCCCCACGCCCCGATCCGCGACCAGCACCGACTGGCCGCAGAGGGCGAACTGCCACCCTGGCTCGGCGACGGCCCCTTCCACGAAAGCCACCGCTCG
Protein-coding regions in this window:
- a CDS encoding MSMEG_6728 family protein, producing MQTFLPYPDFRTTALALDRRRLGKQRVEALQVLRGLVVPGYGWRRHPAVKMWLGYEEALVRYGLEICRVWREQGHQDTCAATLVADLAATRPHAPIRDQHRLAAEGELPPWLGDGPFHESHRSALVRKAPETYATLFPDVPDDLPYVWPTSDRTGGQPSRNRRVPGD